One Alnus glutinosa chromosome 13, dhAlnGlut1.1, whole genome shotgun sequence genomic window, tctttctctctctctctctctctctgtgtcacTCAAACACCCATGGATCGGCAGGAGAGCCAAGCAACCAGCAGTGCGAGACCATGCTTGAAGCGGAAGCAGGATCCAGAATTTGAAGGCCAAAACCAGGCTCGCAAGATTCTCGTCGTCGAAGACCCAAACAGAGACGGTACTGTTTTCGCCGCACTCAcacatcaaatatatatatatatatcgacaAGTGGTCaaatattttctaatgctttactattattattatttttaggattgagattattttttgtttgagcGGGTATAATGGCAATTTGATAGAGTAATTATTTGGCATACTGGCTTGATCTCGATGTAGATGCTCCCATAAAACAGGAGTCGTCTTCATCTTCAAATtctcagggagagagagaaacagagagaccCGTTTCAGTGACTGAaagatgaaaataataataaaaataattttcactttcACTTCACCGaatttgtctcatttttcagTGCAATCAAACTCAACCGCCACAAGTGCCTCCTTTTCCAGACCCCATTGGAATTATGACGTCTTCCTAAGTTTTAGAGGTAAAGATACCCGCAAGAACTTCACCGATCACCTCTACTCCGCTTTGGCACGAGTCGGAATTCGTACCTTTCGAGATGACGAGGAGCTTCGAAGAGGAAAGACCATCTCTACTGAGCTACTCAATGCAATTCGTGGATCGAGAATTTCCATTGTGGTATTGTCCAAAGGCTATGCTTCTTCTCGGTGGTGCCTTGATGAACTTGTGGAGATCGTGCATTGTAGGAATACCACAGGCCACActcttcttcctttattttatcACGTGAACCCCTCTGATGTCCGAAGACAAGCGGGAACTTTTGCTGAAGCGTTTGCTAAGCATGAAGAGCGGTTTCAGACCGATATGGACAGGGTGCGAAGGTGGAGAGTAGCTCTTACTGAGGCCGCAAATTGTTCTGGCTGGAATCTCTCGAGTCTTGCAAATGGGTATTATGCTGCTGTCTCTTTTGCTttttcatgctttttttttttttttttttaatatgtttttgtccttttcttttcttttaaatttatgtaaaaattgataaaaattaatGATAAGCTAAAATGGCTTGgcaaaaattagtttttaagttGAATTAGTTGATTGTTCTCTGGTCCATGCCTACTCTACTAGTATATAAGGATAATGCCATTTAGAGAGAAATTTTGATTCAAGAATTATGAAGTCTATACCTTTCAAATAaggggggggaaaaaaaaaaatcatatttgtcCTAGTTTtcgtttgattttgatttaatcattgaattttcaatttcaataataaGGTACTTAGGTTTTGTTCAAGTTTTAAATAGGTCactctattattttattgttaaattAATGATTTATCATTTGTCACGTATATCTCATTTGACTTATCAATGTCCATGTCAACAGCCTAACATCAATATCACATCATTAGGTGCCACGTCATTgatacaaagaaaaacaaaacacctTTTGAAATCCATTTGTCCTTTAGCATCTTCACTATTGTTACAGCTGGTGGAGTATGCATCACTTGGTTTCCCAATTAACTCCAATTCCACTCACAGAATCCATCGAGAGTACAACAAATAGCAACAACAGGGCAACAAGAAGCCCAAAAATCTATATTGTATTTAGATTGTATTTGAGTAGGGAGACGAAACATGTTAGCTTGGACTGCTATATATGAAGgctaaaaagaaattgataaaattgttaaaattggaaagactaaatgaaaataagatgaaaacttaggactaaatataattttttcctttcaataaATTGTCGCGCACACACACGTGAGAGGAATGATATTGTAACCATACGTTGCATGAAATAGTTAATggctactgttttttttttttaaaaaaaaaaaaaaaaaaaaaggtcttgtGGAGAAGATCGTACGCCatgacatattaaaaaaaaaaaattattaataaatttgataGAACTTACTCGCTTGCCATGACATATTAGCCTCAAGTAATTGAGATGACAACATCCTTTTGATGCTCATGACTcataactttcttttttctttttctttctttgtgcttattttattggtttattttcttttgatataaTAATCAGGTATGAATCAAGCTTCATTGAGAAGATTGTTGCACAAGTTTCCTGTGAAGTGGAACCCATTGGCTTGAATGTTGCTAGACACCCAATAGGAATAAATTGTCGTGTTGATCAGGTTAAAGATTTATTAAATCTTGGAACAAGTGACGTTCGCATTATAGGCATTTATGGGATGGGTGGAATAGGTAAAACAACCATCACAAAAGCTGTCTATAACCAAATATGTTATGGGTTTGAAGGAAGTAGTTGTCttttaaacattaaagaaaTTTCAGAACAGCCTAATGGTTTAGTTCGATTACAAGAACAACTTCTTTatgatatattaaaaatgaagaatttGAAGATTGACAGTGTTGATCGAGGAATCAGTTTGATTGAGAAAAGAATTCATGGAAAAAGAGTTCTTGTTGTTCTTGATGACGTGGATAACATTAAGCAATTACACGCATTAGTCGGAAACTCAAAATGGTTTGGTCCGGGAAGTAGAGTCATTGCAACAACTAGAGATGAAGATATGCTAATTAAACTTGACGTACATGGAAAATATAAGGTTGAAGAATTGGGAGAGGAAGAGTCTCTTCAACTTTTCAATTTGAACGCCTTCGGCATGCGTCATGTAAAAGAAGATTTCTTGGAGCTTTCAATTGGTGCAATGAAGTATTGCAGAGGACTTCCATTAGCTCTTGAagttttgggttcttttttATTAGGAAGAAGTGTTGGTGAATGGAAAAGcaaattggaaaaattacaaaaaattccTCATCACCAAATTCAAGAAATACTTAGAATAAGTTTAAAATCACTAGATGATAGTACAATGGATGTATTTCTTGATATTGCATGTTTCTTTGTCGGTATGGATAAAGAATATGTCATCAATATACTTAATGCATGTGGTTTCTTTTCAGTTATTGGTATCAATATTCTCACTCAGAGATCCCTAGTGACAATTGATTACGGAAATAAGTTGAGGATGCATGATCTTATTCGAGATATGGGAAGGGAGATTATTCGTGAAAAGTCACCCAATTTGCCAGGAAAACGTAGTAGGTTGTGGTTTCGCGAGGATGTCTTAAATGTATTACGCAGGCATACGGTAAGAGGCATATTCATTTATATGTATGAACGAATGCACTTACACAGTCACATAATGTCTTATGTAGGTATATATTAGCATTTTGCCTTTTGGCCAAGCGTGCATCATAgtcaaataatatattaatatgacttgtaattgaataaatttgttgatacagtttccgatatggtgtgaatctgcacgtttctttgatgttcttcacgcttctcaataactctgcaaaacaacaaaacctagggacccttccgggggtcccgctccgatgcctaagttagcttctgtgagaaaataatgttctatgcataaaattgagtcttagtttatacctggggtatgggcctatttataggcatagaggt contains:
- the LOC133854528 gene encoding disease resistance protein RUN1-like is translated as MDRQESQATSSARPCLKRKQDPEFEGQNQARKILVVEDPNRDVQSNSTATSASFSRPHWNYDVFLSFRGKDTRKNFTDHLYSALARVGIRTFRDDEELRRGKTISTELLNAIRGSRISIVVLSKGYASSRWCLDELVEIVHCRNTTGHTLLPLFYHVNPSDVRRQAGTFAEAFAKHEERFQTDMDRVRRWRVALTEAANCSGWNLSSLANGYESSFIEKIVAQVSCEVEPIGLNVARHPIGINCRVDQVKDLLNLGTSDVRIIGIYGMGGIGKTTITKAVYNQICYGFEGSSCLLNIKEISEQPNGLVRLQEQLLYDILKMKNLKIDSVDRGISLIEKRIHGKRVLVVLDDVDNIKQLHALVGNSKWFGPGSRVIATTRDEDMLIKLDVHGKYKVEELGEEESLQLFNLNAFGMRHVKEDFLELSIGAMKYCRGLPLALEVLGSFLLGRSVGEWKSKLEKLQKIPHHQIQEILRISLKSLDDSTMDVFLDIACFFVGMDKEYVINILNACGFFSVIGINILTQRSLVTIDYGNKLRMHDLIRDMGREIIREKSPNLPGKRSRLWFREDVLNVLRRHTVRGIFIYMYERMHLHSHIMSYVGIY